Proteins from one Candidatus Binatia bacterium genomic window:
- a CDS encoding zinc-binding alcohol dehydrogenase family protein encodes MKAALIEAPGGSARYGDFAEPADQHGRQVVELVAAGIHPIVRGLASGQHYGSSAQWPLVPGVDAVVRSADGILAFSGYPQPPYGTLAERISVPSFLWIPLPEGADPARVAGGVNPGMASWLLLQARRAEIGKLDNVLILGVTGMAGMLAVQNARILGATRVVGAGRDAQGLSDAAKAGATTVALSGDREREGATIFQALEGLSPDIVLDFLWGAPAESGFAALGRRGLDEDRADISYVQIGAVAGSQAAVPAALLRSRKLRITGSGAGSASITDIIAEIPRYVQLISDGVVDVPIRTFPLSQVSEAWEAAERGRPRVVILAG; translated from the coding sequence ATGAAAGCAGCGTTGATCGAAGCGCCCGGCGGCAGTGCGCGTTACGGCGATTTTGCAGAACCAGCCGATCAACACGGACGGCAAGTCGTCGAGCTTGTCGCGGCGGGCATCCATCCCATCGTGCGCGGCCTTGCAAGTGGCCAGCACTATGGAAGCAGCGCCCAGTGGCCGCTCGTTCCCGGGGTCGACGCGGTCGTTCGTTCCGCAGATGGCATACTTGCATTCTCCGGTTACCCACAACCGCCTTACGGCACGCTCGCCGAACGCATCTCCGTGCCATCATTCCTGTGGATACCGCTGCCGGAAGGCGCCGACCCGGCGCGGGTTGCCGGCGGTGTGAACCCGGGTATGGCGTCCTGGCTACTCCTCCAGGCTCGCCGCGCAGAGATCGGTAAACTCGATAACGTTCTGATTCTTGGCGTCACTGGGATGGCGGGAATGCTCGCAGTACAAAATGCGCGCATTCTTGGTGCAACGCGCGTTGTCGGCGCAGGCCGTGATGCACAAGGCCTGTCCGATGCGGCCAAGGCGGGCGCGACTACCGTCGCGTTAAGCGGCGATCGTGAACGCGAAGGCGCAACAATCTTTCAGGCTCTCGAAGGGTTGTCGCCCGATATCGTGCTCGACTTTCTCTGGGGTGCGCCGGCGGAAAGCGGCTTTGCGGCGCTCGGCAGACGCGGGCTCGACGAGGATCGTGCCGACATCTCGTACGTTCAAATCGGCGCCGTCGCGGGCTCGCAGGCGGCAGTTCCTGCCGCACTCTTGCGGAGCCGCAAGCTGCGCATAACGGGAAGCGGCGCGGGCTCTGCGTCGATCACCGATATTATAGCCGAGATTCCGCGCTACGTTCAGTTGATCTCGGACGGCGTCGTCGATGTACCGATTCGAACGTTTCCGTTATCGCAGGTGAGCGAAGCGTGGGAGGCCGCCGAACGCGGTCGCCCGCGAGTGGTCATCCTCGCGGGCTAA
- a CDS encoding dihydrofolate reductase family protein has product MSKLIYMTNTSLDGYVEDETGAFDWVNPDQTFEFITELLRPIGTYLYGRRLYETMAYWDAPAEGYPPEQREFARVWQKAEKIVFSRTLTGATTGNTRVERDFDLEAVRKLKRESEHDINIGGAEIAGLALEADLVDECHLFVNPVIVGGGKPAFRAALRQNLELLETRRFGNGVVHVCYRIAGSP; this is encoded by the coding sequence ATGTCGAAGCTAATTTACATGACCAATACGTCACTCGACGGTTACGTCGAGGACGAAACTGGTGCCTTCGATTGGGTCAATCCCGATCAAACATTCGAGTTCATCACTGAGTTGCTGCGACCGATCGGAACCTATCTCTACGGGCGGCGACTCTATGAAACGATGGCCTACTGGGATGCGCCGGCGGAGGGCTATCCGCCCGAGCAGCGCGAGTTCGCACGGGTCTGGCAGAAGGCCGAAAAGATCGTCTTTTCACGAACCCTAACAGGCGCTACGACAGGCAACACGCGTGTCGAGCGGGACTTCGACCTCGAGGCCGTTCGAAAGCTCAAGCGGGAATCGGAGCACGACATCAACATTGGCGGCGCCGAGATTGCAGGGCTTGCGCTCGAAGCCGATCTCGTCGACGAATGTCACCTGTTTGTCAACCCGGTGATCGTCGGCGGCGGAAAGCCGGCATTCCGAGCCGCCTTACGACAGAATCTCGAACTCCTCGAGACGCGCCGTTTCGGCAACGGAGTCGTCCACGTGTGCTATCGCATCGCTGGGAGCCCATAA
- a CDS encoding alkaline phosphatase family protein, which translates to MITLAVALAVCACGAGKPEVTNFVPEQISPAYFQPAATGKIQHVVIVIQENRSFNNLFYGYPGAKTEKYGYDSQGRRIKLQPLTLKTSWDIAHDSNAFFAACNGTGTIPGTHCRMNGFNKEFFSCGNSCPIKYPPYSYVPRGETKPYFEMAQQYVLADRMYSSNFDASSFVSHQYIIAAQAEKSVNFPYGDWGCSGGPSDTIAEVGPKRQIPDGYEQACWDPPTLGDELDQAGISWAYYAIAYYKVWSGWNGYQVIRHIYFGPDWSKDMFSPPSQFLRDVKHGKLRTVTWVTPTCANSDHAGCYSDTGPSWVASVVNAIGESKYWGSTAIFVFWDDYGGWYDRESPAYVDYDGLGFRLPLLVISPYAKKGYVSHVHYEHGSILKFIEDQFGLKRLSKSDRRANSPEGDCFDFNQPPRKFKKILAPYDTQFFLHQAPDDRIPDAD; encoded by the coding sequence TTGATCACTTTAGCGGTCGCGCTCGCCGTCTGCGCCTGCGGCGCGGGAAAACCCGAAGTGACGAACTTTGTGCCGGAGCAAATCTCGCCAGCGTATTTCCAACCCGCAGCGACCGGCAAGATCCAACACGTCGTCATCGTCATCCAGGAAAACCGGTCGTTCAACAATCTCTTTTACGGCTATCCGGGCGCAAAAACCGAAAAGTACGGTTATGATTCGCAAGGGCGGCGAATCAAGCTGCAGCCGCTGACGCTCAAGACGTCGTGGGACATCGCCCACGACTCAAATGCGTTCTTCGCGGCCTGCAACGGCACCGGGACCATCCCGGGCACACATTGCCGGATGAACGGGTTCAATAAGGAGTTTTTTTCCTGCGGCAACAGCTGCCCAATAAAGTATCCGCCGTATTCGTACGTGCCGCGGGGCGAGACAAAGCCGTACTTCGAGATGGCCCAGCAATACGTGCTGGCCGATCGAATGTATTCCTCAAACTTCGACGCAAGCAGCTTCGTGTCGCACCAGTATATTATCGCGGCGCAGGCCGAAAAGTCGGTGAACTTTCCGTACGGCGATTGGGGATGCAGCGGCGGCCCGAGCGACACGATTGCCGAGGTGGGACCCAAGCGCCAAATTCCCGACGGCTACGAACAAGCATGCTGGGATCCGCCGACGCTCGGCGACGAGCTGGACCAGGCCGGCATCTCCTGGGCCTACTACGCCATCGCGTACTATAAGGTTTGGAGCGGTTGGAACGGCTACCAAGTCATCCGGCATATTTACTTTGGGCCCGACTGGAGCAAAGACATGTTCAGTCCGCCGTCGCAATTTCTGAGGGACGTAAAGCACGGCAAGCTGCGGACGGTCACGTGGGTGACGCCGACCTGCGCTAACTCCGATCACGCAGGCTGCTACTCGGACACGGGACCCTCCTGGGTCGCCTCGGTCGTCAACGCGATTGGCGAATCGAAGTACTGGGGATCCACGGCGATCTTCGTTTTTTGGGACGATTACGGTGGATGGTACGACCGTGAGAGCCCGGCCTACGTCGATTACGACGGCTTGGGCTTTCGTCTTCCGCTCCTCGTCATCTCGCCGTACGCTAAGAAAGGCTACGTCTCGCACGTTCACTACGAGCACGGAAGCATCCTGAAGTTCATCGAGGATCAGTTTGGTCTCAAGCGCCTCTCGAAAAGCGATCGGCGCGCCAACTCACCCGAGGGGGACTGCTTCGACTTCAATCAGCCGCCCCGCAAGTTCAAGAAGATCCTTGCGCCGTACGACACGCAATTTTTCTTGCACCAGGCGCCCGACGATCGCATCCCCGACGCAGATTAG
- a CDS encoding alkaline phosphatase family protein: protein MFRCKAVTLFLIGVVLTAAACSSGAVSPSAPEGVGPALSASTSKIQHIVIVVQEARSFDDLFCAYGGAEGKCADQTIPLEANCTLSDTFQDYERDRKTGKFGKEHADCPGYQRPEYAHVPASELAQYYQIAQQYVLGDEMYSSTGNPTFEAHQYLTAAEAGNAENQPFGRAPKDDCVYHQWVRIFKGGKTAACFTYETLGDELTATGLSWRYYRSADSKQPIVNTWDAYGWVKGGSSGISPSSQFIQDVCSGTLATVTWVTPAFSDSDLSGSLSSSGPKWVASVVNAVGESQFWSSSAVVVVWSGFGGWYDHVRPQFVDFEGLGFRVPVLVVSPYALSGSVDHVHFETGSILKFVEDTFGLQPLAVSDKRARDLGVSTLDMHQRPRAFMPVDGGSGCDRR from the coding sequence ATGTTCCGTTGCAAGGCAGTGACGCTTTTCTTGATCGGTGTCGTATTGACCGCGGCGGCTTGCAGCAGCGGCGCCGTCTCGCCGAGTGCGCCGGAGGGGGTGGGCCCCGCGTTAAGCGCATCGACATCCAAAATCCAACACATCGTCATTGTCGTGCAGGAGGCGCGCAGCTTCGACGATCTGTTCTGCGCGTATGGAGGAGCGGAAGGGAAGTGCGCCGACCAGACGATCCCGCTCGAGGCGAACTGCACGCTTTCGGATACGTTCCAAGACTACGAGCGGGATCGTAAAACAGGCAAGTTCGGCAAGGAGCACGCGGATTGCCCCGGCTACCAGCGTCCGGAGTACGCGCACGTTCCGGCGTCGGAGCTGGCGCAGTACTACCAGATCGCTCAGCAGTACGTGCTTGGCGACGAGATGTATTCCTCAACCGGCAATCCTACGTTCGAGGCACATCAGTACCTGACTGCCGCGGAGGCCGGCAACGCCGAAAATCAGCCTTTCGGTAGGGCGCCCAAGGACGATTGCGTTTATCATCAGTGGGTCCGCATCTTTAAGGGCGGCAAGACTGCCGCGTGTTTTACGTACGAGACGCTGGGTGATGAATTGACTGCAACGGGGCTGAGTTGGCGCTACTATCGCAGCGCCGACAGTAAACAACCTATCGTTAATACGTGGGACGCCTACGGCTGGGTTAAGGGAGGAAGCAGCGGCATCTCGCCATCGTCGCAGTTCATCCAGGACGTTTGTTCGGGAACACTCGCGACGGTAACTTGGGTCACGCCCGCTTTTTCCGACTCGGATCTTTCAGGATCGCTTTCGTCGAGCGGTCCAAAATGGGTCGCATCGGTCGTTAACGCCGTCGGCGAGAGCCAGTTCTGGAGCTCAAGCGCGGTCGTCGTCGTGTGGAGCGGCTTTGGCGGATGGTACGACCACGTGCGGCCGCAGTTCGTAGACTTTGAGGGACTGGGCTTTCGCGTTCCGGTGCTCGTCGTATCGCCGTATGCGCTAAGCGGTTCGGTCGACCACGTCCACTTCGAGACGGGGAGCATTCTAAAATTTGTCGAGGACACGTTCGGCCTCCAGCCACTTGCGGTCAGCGACAAACGCGCCCGCGATCTGGGCGTTTCTACGCTCGACATGCACCAGCGACCCAGGGCTTTCATGCCTGTCGACGGCGGGTCAGGCTGCGATCGACGGTAA
- a CDS encoding adenylate/guanylate cyclase domain-containing protein: MALRAPLPSGTITLLFTDIEGSTRHWEERRVAMAQALRRHDELLRTAIEANDGYVFKTVGDAFCAAFARPPDAVAAAADAQRALAGENWGPIGRLTVRMALHSGATDERDGDYFGPAVNRVARLLAIVHGGQVVASATTALLLRGMLPEQTELRDLGEHRLKDLAEAERVWQIVAPGLGESFPPLRSLESLSNNLPRQLTPLIGRDDVLAEIEPLVLEQPLVTLLGTGGIGKTRLALQVGADLLDGTGDGSWLVELATLSDAASVVTAIASTFGLPEQGERPMLDVLVQYLKSRRLLLILDNCEHLIAEVASIADAILRAAPQVRILATSREALRVAGERVYRVPSLAVPSGESLTAEDALQYGAIAFFAERARASDARFTLSDENAPIVAEICRRLDGVALAIELAAARVKVMSLRQLAQRLDERFRVLTGGSRTALPRQQTLRALIDWSYGLLSEAEQRLFWRLSTFIGGCTIEAAEAVCGDETLDAIDVIDLVASLVDKSLVVADVEGDSTRYRMLESTRAFALERLEQSGERDVMARRHARWAADLADLSYKQRWLAGVTEGWCARFDPEAENALAAIDWALSHDEVALAARVVVGFSGAYRRLVGEVEVRKRLEVVLERLDSAAYLELAARTWGTLSRTTGGLRRVEAAQRAAGLAEQANDAADTALSFNEMAFGLVQAGRAREAQVAIERAMQLVQKNALTGSSIHACVLNNAALVANDFGRLDQARQFYAEALALSTSHGDTAAATGIRLNMAELEFYTGHPDVALELTRGIEAEPRTPRMKRHIFFALQNGAAYRLALGDIAGARAAALDALQLARGTSPHYVTINIHHLATVAACSGDPRRGARLRGYVDARYRSEGYEREPTEQRMDELLASALSEKLSIDEIEALAAEGARLSEDQAVAEALTT; encoded by the coding sequence ATGGCGCTGAGAGCCCCGCTTCCAAGCGGAACGATAACGCTGCTGTTTACGGACATCGAGGGCAGCACGCGGCACTGGGAGGAGCGACGCGTCGCGATGGCCCAGGCGCTGCGCCGGCACGACGAGCTGCTTCGAACGGCGATCGAAGCGAACGACGGCTACGTCTTCAAGACGGTCGGCGACGCGTTTTGCGCCGCGTTCGCGCGTCCGCCCGATGCGGTTGCGGCAGCCGCGGACGCGCAGCGGGCGTTGGCCGGCGAGAATTGGGGGCCAATTGGCCGATTGACGGTTCGCATGGCGCTGCATAGTGGCGCCACCGACGAGCGCGACGGCGATTACTTTGGACCAGCGGTCAATCGCGTCGCGCGATTGCTCGCCATCGTGCACGGCGGTCAAGTGGTCGCGTCGGCCACCACCGCGCTGCTCTTGCGCGGCATGCTGCCCGAACAGACCGAGCTGCGCGATCTCGGCGAGCACCGCCTTAAGGACCTCGCCGAAGCCGAACGCGTCTGGCAAATCGTCGCACCCGGCCTAGGGGAGTCGTTTCCGCCGCTGCGCTCGCTAGAGTCGCTGTCGAATAACTTACCGCGCCAACTCACGCCGCTCATCGGCCGCGACGACGTGCTCGCCGAGATCGAACCGCTCGTGCTCGAGCAGCCACTCGTCACGCTTTTGGGAACCGGCGGTATCGGCAAGACGCGCCTCGCATTGCAAGTCGGCGCGGATCTCCTCGACGGCACCGGCGACGGCTCCTGGCTCGTCGAGCTGGCAACGCTGAGCGATGCGGCGTCGGTCGTTACGGCCATCGCATCGACCTTCGGCTTACCCGAGCAGGGAGAGCGCCCGATGCTCGACGTGCTCGTGCAGTATCTCAAGTCTCGCCGTCTGCTTCTGATCTTGGATAACTGCGAGCATCTCATCGCAGAAGTCGCAAGCATCGCCGACGCCATTCTGCGCGCCGCTCCGCAAGTGCGCATCTTGGCAACGAGCCGCGAGGCGCTCCGCGTTGCCGGCGAGCGCGTCTACCGCGTGCCGTCGTTGGCCGTACCCTCGGGAGAATCACTGACTGCGGAAGATGCCCTTCAGTACGGCGCGATCGCGTTCTTTGCCGAACGGGCGAGAGCCTCGGATGCAAGATTCACACTCAGCGACGAGAACGCGCCGATCGTTGCCGAGATCTGCCGGCGTCTCGACGGCGTCGCCCTCGCAATCGAGCTGGCGGCCGCGCGGGTGAAAGTAATGTCTCTGCGCCAACTGGCGCAGAGACTCGACGAGCGTTTTCGCGTGCTCACCGGCGGGAGCCGCACGGCGCTTCCGCGCCAGCAGACGCTGCGCGCACTCATCGATTGGAGCTACGGGCTCCTATCGGAAGCGGAGCAACGGCTGTTTTGGCGGCTCTCGACCTTTATCGGCGGCTGCACGATCGAAGCGGCCGAGGCGGTTTGCGGCGACGAAACGCTCGACGCGATCGACGTGATCGACCTCGTCGCCTCGCTAGTGGACAAGTCTCTCGTCGTCGCCGACGTCGAAGGAGATTCCACGCGTTACCGGATGCTCGAATCGACGCGCGCCTTCGCGCTCGAGAGGCTGGAGCAGAGCGGTGAGCGCGACGTGATGGCGCGCAGACACGCGCGGTGGGCTGCCGATCTTGCCGATCTCTCGTACAAACAACGGTGGTTGGCTGGTGTGACGGAGGGGTGGTGCGCGCGGTTCGACCCCGAAGCCGAGAACGCGCTAGCGGCGATCGATTGGGCGCTCTCGCACGACGAGGTCGCGCTCGCGGCTCGGGTCGTCGTAGGATTTTCGGGCGCCTATCGAAGGCTAGTGGGAGAAGTCGAAGTGAGAAAACGGCTCGAGGTCGTGCTCGAACGGCTCGACTCGGCCGCGTACCTTGAGCTCGCGGCGCGGACGTGGGGCACGCTGTCGCGGACGACGGGCGGTCTGCGCAGGGTTGAAGCTGCGCAGCGTGCCGCCGGGCTTGCCGAGCAGGCTAACGACGCAGCCGATACGGCGCTAAGTTTCAACGAGATGGCATTTGGATTGGTGCAGGCCGGGCGGGCGCGGGAGGCGCAGGTGGCCATCGAGCGAGCAATGCAACTGGTGCAGAAGAACGCGCTGACCGGGTCCTCTATCCATGCGTGCGTCCTGAACAACGCGGCGCTGGTCGCAAACGATTTCGGCCGCCTCGACCAAGCGCGACAATTTTATGCTGAGGCGCTTGCCCTTTCGACCTCGCATGGCGACACGGCGGCCGCCACCGGAATTCGCCTGAACATGGCCGAGCTGGAATTCTACACGGGGCACCCCGACGTGGCGCTCGAGCTCACGCGTGGCATCGAGGCGGAGCCGCGTACGCCACGGATGAAGAGGCATATATTCTTCGCTCTGCAGAACGGAGCGGCATATCGGCTGGCGCTTGGCGATATCGCCGGCGCGCGCGCCGCGGCACTCGACGCGCTCCAGCTCGCTCGTGGGACGAGCCCGCACTATGTGACGATCAACATTCATCATCTCGCGACCGTCGCCGCGTGCAGCGGCGATCCCCGTCGCGGTGCGCGCCTCCGCGGGTACGTTGACGCTCGCTATCGCAGCGAAGGTTACGAGCGCGAGCCTACCGAGCAGCGTATGGACGAGCTCCTCGCAAGCGCCCTGAGCGAGAAACTCAGCATCGACGAGATCGAGGCCCTGGCCGCCGAAGGCGCGCGGCTATCCGAAGATCAAGCCGTCGCGGAGGCGCTCACCACGTAA
- a CDS encoding choice-of-anchor tandem repeat GloVer-containing protein → MNYKVVHSFVGAPDGQNPYAGLIDVGGTLYGTTYSGGEYHRYGRSFGTVFSITPSGTERVLHNFGAGSDGISPHASLIDVSGTLYGTTVGGSSHTCGSSSTGCGTAFSITPSGTEKVLHNFGSGPDGAHPAASLIEVNGTLYGTTAGGGDYYDCLGGCGTVFSITPSGTYKVLHRFHGYPNDGNRPVASLIEVKGKLYGTTAGGGPNQWGMVFSITLSGREKVLHNFGGIDGGSPRAALIDVRGTLYSTTTFGGAGGDCNTYNKMCGTVFSITLSGTEKVLHRFGNGTDGNSPVAPLIKVKDTLYGTTEHGGAYSCESYRQALVGGCGTVFSITPSGAEKVLHNFGSGTDGFFPGAALSDVDGILYGTTEYGGDKYCCGTVFAFTP, encoded by the coding sequence ATGAACTACAAGGTCGTGCATAGCTTTGTCGGCGCTCCCGATGGGCAGAACCCCTACGCCGGTTTGATCGACGTGGGCGGCACGCTGTATGGCACGACGTATTCCGGAGGCGAGTACCACCGGTACGGGCGCAGCTTTGGCACGGTCTTTAGCATCACCCCGAGCGGCACGGAGAGAGTGTTGCATAACTTCGGCGCAGGAAGCGATGGCATTTCCCCCCATGCGAGCCTGATCGACGTGAGCGGCACGCTCTACGGCACGACAGTGGGAGGCAGCTCGCATACTTGCGGCTCGTCCAGTACCGGCTGCGGGACGGCCTTTAGCATCACACCGAGCGGCACCGAGAAAGTGCTGCATAACTTCGGCAGCGGCCCCGATGGCGCCCATCCTGCCGCATCCCTGATCGAGGTGAACGGCACGCTCTACGGCACGACGGCGGGAGGCGGCGATTATTATGACTGCTTAGGCGGCTGCGGGACGGTCTTTAGCATCACGCCGAGCGGCACGTACAAGGTGCTGCATCGCTTCCACGGCTACCCTAACGACGGCAATCGTCCGGTCGCCTCACTGATCGAGGTCAAGGGCAAGCTCTACGGCACGACGGCGGGAGGCGGCCCGAACCAATGGGGCATGGTCTTCAGCATCACGCTGAGCGGCAGAGAGAAAGTGCTGCATAACTTCGGCGGAATCGATGGCGGTTCTCCCAGGGCAGCATTGATTGACGTGCGCGGCACGCTCTACAGCACGACGACATTTGGTGGCGCGGGTGGTGATTGTAATACCTACAACAAGATGTGCGGGACGGTCTTTAGCATCACGCTGAGCGGCACAGAAAAAGTGCTCCACCGCTTCGGCAACGGAACCGATGGCAATTCTCCCGTAGCACCCTTGATCAAGGTAAAAGACACGCTCTACGGCACGACGGAACACGGCGGCGCGTATTCTTGTGAGTCGTACCGCCAGGCATTGGTCGGCGGCTGCGGGACGGTTTTCAGCATCACGCCGAGCGGCGCCGAGAAAGTGCTGCATAACTTCGGCAGCGGCACCGATGGCTTCTTCCCTGGCGCTGCCTTGAGCGACGTGGATGGCATCCTGTACGGGACGACGGAATACGGCGGCGACAAGTACTGCTGCGGAACGGTCTTCGCGTTCACCCCATAA